A genomic region of Methanophagales archaeon contains the following coding sequences:
- a CDS encoding M48 family metallopeptidase produces the protein MDVKIIRSGKRKKTISAREVDGVIRLYLPSGLSHEEEFKYVQWAKKRFESLRRKKELKARNADEMLEQCARELNKRYFGGELSWTQITYTTEQNARTFGTCNTKQKTIRISDRLLKMPKFVHDYVVVHELAHLKVPGHGPEFWKLVNMYPKTERARGYLMAVGMND, from the coding sequence ATGGACGTTAAGATAATTCGCAGTGGTAAAAGAAAGAAAACGATAAGTGCACGAGAAGTGGACGGTGTGATTCGCTTATACCTTCCATCGGGACTCTCGCACGAAGAGGAATTCAAATATGTCCAGTGGGCGAAGAAGCGTTTCGAGTCGTTGAGACGCAAGAAAGAACTCAAAGCCAGGAACGCCGATGAAATGCTGGAACAATGTGCTCGTGAGCTTAACAAACGTTATTTTGGCGGCGAACTCTCATGGACGCAGATAACCTACACGACCGAGCAGAACGCACGCACGTTTGGAACTTGTAACACGAAACAAAAAACAATCAGGATTTCAGACCGACTGTTGAAAATGCCGAAATTTGTACATGATTATGTTGTAGTGCACGAACTTGCACACTTGAAAGTGCCAGGACATGGACCGGAATTCTGGAAACTCGTGAATATGTATCCTAAAACAGAGCGAGCT